One Williamwhitmania sp. DNA window includes the following coding sequences:
- a CDS encoding sulfite exporter TauE/SafE family protein, producing MTLAHLLALLSGLLSGGALGLTGGGGSILAVPLLVYVVGENIHLAIGTSLVAVGFTSLISSVSYMRQSLVKFRIAFLMAAPGLLSTYLGALVNKQVKGPVLLLAFALLMIYIGFLMTRKKQPATSESDATATISYTRILTLGFLTGLASGFFGIGGGFLLVPALFLGAKLKMKEAIATSLFIIFLFGIFGMASYFIQGREIDLTISAIFVAGGSLGGILGAYYAKRIDQVWLRRIFSIFIMLIGLAIFIENLMKVF from the coding sequence GCTCATCTACTTGCGCTGCTCAGCGGACTTCTATCGGGAGGCGCACTGGGATTAACCGGTGGCGGCGGTTCCATCCTAGCCGTTCCATTGCTGGTTTACGTTGTGGGCGAAAATATCCATTTGGCCATTGGAACCTCGCTGGTGGCTGTAGGCTTTACCTCACTCATCTCCTCGGTGAGCTACATGCGCCAATCGCTTGTGAAGTTCAGGATTGCCTTCCTCATGGCTGCGCCGGGTTTGCTGAGCACCTACCTCGGTGCGCTGGTGAACAAGCAGGTAAAGGGGCCCGTGTTGCTGCTCGCCTTTGCCCTGCTGATGATCTACATCGGCTTCCTTATGACCCGAAAGAAACAGCCGGCGACAAGCGAATCGGATGCAACGGCAACCATTAGCTATACAAGAATATTGACCCTCGGATTTCTCACCGGATTGGCCAGCGGCTTTTTTGGAATTGGCGGCGGGTTCCTGCTGGTTCCCGCGCTCTTCCTTGGTGCGAAGCTCAAGATGAAGGAGGCCATTGCCACCTCCCTCTTCATCATCTTCCTGTTTGGAATATTTGGGATGGCCAGCTACTTTATTCAGGGGCGTGAAATAGACCTAACCATTAGCGCAATTTTTGTGGCGGGCGGATCCCTTGGAGGAATTCTAGGTGCCTACTACGCCAAGCGAATCGATCAGGTATGGTTACGCCGCATCTTCTCCATATTTATTATGCTCATTGGGC